One Chroicocephalus ridibundus chromosome 21, bChrRid1.1, whole genome shotgun sequence DNA segment encodes these proteins:
- the LOC134525850 gene encoding GON-4-like protein isoform X5, protein MVARRLRSGRPPRRFRFLRGERDGAAGPGQRSPAASRFPVFQVGAGMSLSLKMLPCKKRRAAVAGPQSPREDGELPGAAGSSSVVAADGGFPAKPSPAARTGGGPPSSGPGVWRGPGEASLKGGRRPPGRPGPGPAQEAAGAKEASAAAPLPEGRGSPEAAAEGQGRTPKLYTEVELNSQRDPYLAENQSAVQESPVRSSLQLSVRNPTAMKPLKNTRAGEWPQQTDEENEDLGLFIPLEEQDGEDIERRKRRRKATKRKREGKSQEEEGSLSCDIKLDDTLDRTLEDGAKQHNLTVVNVRNILHEVITNEHVVAMMKAAISETEDIPLFEPKMTRSKLKEVVEKGVVIPTWNISPIKKANEVKPPQFVDIPLEEDDSSDEEYQPDDEDEDETAEESLLESDVESTASSPRGAKRSRTRRSSDEEGGTLCEMEKVTAPVLRHISAEVVPMGPPPPPKPKQNKDSTFMEKLHAVDEELASSPVCMDSYQSLEDSLIAFRTRSKRPLKDVPLGQLEAELRAPDITPDMYDPNTADDEEWKRWLGGLMNDDVENEDEADDDDDPEYNFLEDLDEPDTEDFRNDRAVRITKKEVNELMEELFETFQDEMGFSNMEDEGPEDEDNVTESRPNFNTPQALRFEEPLANLLNEQHRTVKEQLEQLRMKKSSIKPPQEIEKSKPQNEKPLQSLVLDSMQRKRLQQQMQQHVQLLTQIHLLASSNPALSSEASTTRMFLSELGNFARSSTLLRQSFNPKFQTMFQPCNLKGALQLIEDFHAQVQVDWSPRKAVKKSANEFPCLPKQVAWILATRRVFMYPELLPICSLKANPPRDKIIFTKAEDNLLALGLKHFEGTEFPKPLISKYLLPTKTAHQLTVRIKNLNMNRAPDNIIRYYKKTKQLPVLFKCCEEIQPNEWKPPVEREEHRLPFWLKASLPSIQGELKQLAEDAREMPGSPDAESVFLGTGKETSDTGCDEKYPLLMPKGLVLTLKPLANRFSRRAWRRQRSSALKPVLIRPSPCLQPGSNTINIQKTVKLSQSEAPPSKVMVQIPRLIQPATVTQTVSGVQPLSVPAVVGSGDGLEFQNVLSPSYSDSRQAFSAAVPPALVSSNPVTFQPKLMLPALAGAKIRKPCVRKGYQKKKGAKSAPLIKTSPLIQPSPVILTVPATTVKVVNIGNGCNMIQPINTAVGRGAQAIPVTTLLVNPSTFPCPLNQPLVTSSIPSLLVSPNPVGLSASSVGENEDQLNLVPSCPAGNNKNTHPMVEPKVEPPELYVSCSAVSPKEECSTNPATSSTSSQEKVNKGDRCSWTVVEGGENASEPLSVDLLPHLEAPDETVKIEPEDSSDASKEVNPVQKRDLLCAEVKEEFMLDLGQELNMEAACSCSNDLKEIKKEHTLCDEKGEEERGASQSPPQGEQQTDAGGVAGPQLSSESPKNLSYPADVEAEFSSPLGRPEDSSSIDGQSVGTPAGPEAGGEREGQEEEEEDDFDDFTQDEDEEMSSASEESILSVPELQETMEKLTWLATERRLSQEGDSEEENSQEENSEPEEEEEEEGEGMESLQKDDEICGDTSEEPKSAFPSTMAAPQVEAHRTPAGESMKAPGKSRSSHRTRNKRGRARASKDTSKLLLLYDEDILERDPLREQKDLAFAQAYLSRVREALQHVPGKYEDFLRVIYEFEISTDKRTAVDLYSTLQKLLHDWPQLLTDFAAFLLPEQALECGLFEEQQAFEKSRKFLRQLEICFAENPAHHQKIIKVLQSCADCLPQEIAELKTQMWQLLKGHDHLQDEFSIFFDHLRPSASRMGDFEEINWTEEKEYEFDGFEEVSLPDVEEDDEPPKMHAASKNKKRKEIGGQNNDKEVEWVDGMKECSCSCHEGSSDLKLKKSKRRTCSHCSSKVCENKFYKHKDSQELTASLVQHESSPQPEGKDSGTSKEPAEESPENRDEGEDVQSRAKTVSRKVDSLAAAATSARAAVGDKHRSNAVGSA, encoded by the exons ATGGTGGCGCGGCGCCTGCGCAGCGGGCGGCCCCCGCGGCGCTTCCGCTTCCTGCGGGGCGagcgggacggggcggcggggccggggcagcggagCCCCGCGGCCAGCCgctttcctgttttccaggtgGGCGCAGGGATGTCGCTCTCGCTGAAGATGCTGCCCTGCAAGAAGAGGAgagcggcggtggcggggccgcAGAGCCCGCGGGAGGACGGAGAGTTGCCCGGCGCCGCCGGCTCTTCCTCGGTGGTCGCTGCCGACGGCGGCTTCCCCGCCAAACCATCGCCGGCGGCACGAACCGGCGGCGGGCCGCCCTCCTCCGGCCCGGGCGTGTGGCGGGGTCCCGGGGAGGCCTCGCTGAAGGGCGGGAGGCGGCCCCCCggccggccgggcccgggccccgcGCAGGAGGCGGCGGGCGCGAAGGAGGCCAGCgctgccgccccgctccccgaGGGCCGCGGCAGCCCCGAGGCGGCGGCAGAAGGTCAAG GGAGAACGCCTAAGCTGTACACAGAGGTGGAATTGAATTCGCAGAGAGATCCGTATCTGGCTGAAAACCAATCTGCAGTGCAGGAGTCTCCAGTGAGAAGTTCTTTGCAGCTGTCTGTTAGAAATCCTACCGCAATGAAGCCACTGAAGAACACCAGAGctggtgagtggccccagcagaCTGATGAGGAAAATGAGGATTTGGGTCTGTTTATTCCATTGG AGGAGCAAGATGGAGAGGATAttgagagaaggaagaggaggaggaaggcaaccaaacggaaaagagaagggaaaagtcAAGAAGAAGAGGGATCTTTGTCTTGTGACATCAAGCTAGACGATACCCTTGATCGCACCTTAGAAGATGGAGCTAAACAACATAACCTGACAGTGGTCAACGTGCGAAACATCCTTCAT GAAGTGATCACAAACGAGCATGTGGTTGCCATGATGAAAGCGGCCATCAGTGAGACGGAAGATATCCCTTTGTTT GAGCCCAAAATGACTCGTTCCAAACTGAAGGAAGTTGTGGAGAAAGGAGTG GTGATTCCAACATGGAATATTTCTCCAATTAAGAAGGCGAATGAGGTGAAG CCTCCTCAGTTTGTGGACATTCCTCTTGAGGAAGATGATTCCTCAGATGAAGAATACCAGCCtgatgatgaggatgaggatgagacTGCAGAAGAG AGCTTACTGGAAAGTGACGTAGAGAGCACCGCTTCTTCTCCCCGGGGAGCAAAACGGTCTAGGACAAGGCGATCATCTGATGAGGAGGGAGGGACGCTCTGCGAG ATGGAGAAGGTTACTGCACCCGTTCTTAGGCACATCAGTGCTGAAGTAGTTCccatgggacctccaccacctcctaaaccaaagcaaaacaaagacagcaCGTTCATGGAGAAGCTGCATGCAGTGGATGAAGAATTGGCTTCAAGCCCAGTATGCATGGATTCTTACCAG tCTCTGGAAGACAGCCTCATTGCCTTCCGAACCCGATCTAAGAGACCGCTGAAGGATGTCCCTCTTGGTCAGCTGGAGGCTGAGCTCCGCGCCCCAGATATCACGCCTGATATGTATGACCCCAACACTGCAGATGACGAAGAATGGAAAAGGTGGCTTGGGGGTCTCATGAACGATGATGTGGAGAATGAAG ATGAAGCGGATGATGATGATGACCCTGAGTACAACTTCCTGGAAGATCTGGATGAACCAGATACAGAAGACTTCAGAAACGATCGTGCTGTGAGAATTACCA aaaaggaagTGAATGAACTGATGGAGGAGCTGTTTGAGACA TTTCAGGACGAGATGGGTTTCTCGAACATGGAAGATGAAGGTCCAGAAGATGAAGATAACGTTACAGAGTCACGGCCAAATTTTAATACACCACAGGCACTTAG ATTTGAAGAACCTCTGGCCAATTTACTGAATGAGCAACACCGGACGGTGAAGGAACAGCTTGAGCAGTTGAGAATGAAAAAGTCCTCAATCAAGCCACCGCAAGAGATAGAAAAATCAAAACCTCAAAATGAGAAGCCTCTCCAGAGCCTTGTTCTGGACAGTATGCAAAGAAAGAGGCTCCAGCAGCAAATGCAGCAG CACGTTCAGCTTCTGACTCAAATCCATCTTCTTGCAAGTTCCAACCCTGCTTTAAGTTCAGAGGCCAGTACTACCAGGATGTTTTTG AGCGAGCTCGGTAACTTTGCTCGAAGCTCTACACTCCTTCGTCAGTCGTTCAATCCGAAGTTTCAAACGATGTTCCAGCCGTGTAACTTGAAGGGAGCGCTGCAGCTCATCGAAGATTTTCATGCCCAAGTCCAAGTTGACTGGAGCCCGCGCAAAGCCGTGAAGAAGAGCG CTAATGAATTTCCATGTTTGCCAAAGCAAGTGGCATGGATTTTGGCAACAAGGAGAGTCTTCATGTATCCAGAGTTGCTGCCAATATGTTCCTTGAAAGCAAACCCTCCCCGGGACAAGATTATCTTCACCAAGGCAGAGGACAA tttATTAGCTTTAGGTTTGAAACATTTTGAAGGGACAGAGTTCCCAAAGCCTTTGATCAGCAAGTATCTCTTGCCAACAAAAACTGCCCACCAGCTTACGGTACGAATCAAGAATCTGAATATGAATCGAGCCCCTGATAATATCATCAGA TActataaaaagacaaaacagttgCCCGTTCTGTTCAAGTGCTGCGAGGAAATCCAGCCTAATGAGTGGAAGCCGCCTGTGGAGAGAGAAGAACATCGCCTGCCATTTTGGCTAAAG GCCAGCCTGCCCTCCATTCAGGGGGAACTGAAGCAATTGGCAGAAGATGCCAGGGAGATGCCAGGTTCACCTGATGCAGAATCTGTCTTTTTGGGGACAGGAAAGGAAACTTCAGACACAGGATGTGATGAAAAATACCCTCTGCTCATGCCAAAGGGACTAGTCCTGACCTTGAAGCCCCTTGCCAATCGGTTCTCCCGGAGAGCGTGGAGGAGGCAGAGGTCCTCAGCTCTGAAGCCTGTCCTCATTCGACCGAGTCCTTGTCTGCAGCCCGGTTCCAACACTATTAACATCCAGAAAACGGTGAAGTTGTCCCAGTCAGAAGCTCCTCCCAGCAAAGTCATGGTTCAGATTCCTCGGCTAATCCAGCCAGCTACAGTTACGCAGACGGTGTCAGGAGTGCAGCCTTTGAGTGTCCCAGCAGTGGTAGGAAGTGGGGATGGCTTGGAATTTCAGAACGTGCTGTCCCCATCGTATTCAGACTCCAGACAagctttctcagctgctgtaccACCAGCTCTGGTGTCCTCCAATCCAGTAACTTTTCAGCCAAAACTGATGTTGCCAGCTTTGGCCGGAGCAAAAATACGCAAACCTTGTGTTCGAAAGggataccaaaagaaaaaaggggcaaaatctgCCCCGTTGATAAAGACTTCACCTTTGATTCAGCCATCTCCTGTCATCCTTACTGTACCTGCCACCACAGTGAAAGTGGTTAATATAGGCAATGGCTGCAATATGATTCAGCCCATAAACACAGCAGTTGGTAGAGGCGCTCAGGCTATTCCAGTTACGACCTTATTAGTAAATCCATCCACTTTCCCGTGTCCCTTAAATCAGCCTCTAGTGACTTCTTCCATCCCTTCGTTGTTAGTCTCTCCTAACCCTGTTGGTCTTTCTGCATCGTCTGTTGGTGAAAATGAAGATCAGCTGAATCTGGTTCCTTCCTGCCCCGctggaaacaacaaaaatacccaTCCCATGGTGGAGCCCAAGGTTGAACCCCCAGAGCTGTATGTTTCGTGCTCCGCTGTCTCCCCCAAGGAGGAGTGTAGCACAAATCCTGCCACTTCGAGTACCAGCAGCCAGGAAAAGGTAAATAAGGGTGACCGCTGTAGCTGGACAGTGGTAGAAGGAGGTGAGAACGCTTCAGAGCCGTTGTCTGTGGACCTTCTGCCTCATTTAGAAGCTCCAGACGAAACAGTGAAAATTGAGCCTGAAGATTCAAGTGATGCTAGCAAGGAAGTAAATCCAGTACAGAAGAGGGATCTCTTATGTGCTGAAGTGAAGGAGGAATTCATGCTGGATCTTGGCCAGGAGCTGAACATGGAGGCTGCGTGTTCATGTTCAAATgacctgaaagaaattaaaaaggagcACACTTTGTGTGAtgagaagggagaagaagaaCGAGGGGCTTCGCAGTCGCCTCCCCAGGGTGAACAGCAGACAgatgcaggtggtgttgctggaCCACAGCTAAGCAGCGAGTCTCCAAAGAATCTTTCGTACCCAGCAGACGTTGAGGCGGAATTTAGCAGTCCGCTAGGGAGACCGGAGGATTCCTCCAGTATAGACGGCCAGTCTGTTGGGACACCAGCTGGCCCTGAagctggaggagagagagaaggacaagaagaggaggaggaagatgacttTGATGATTTTACACAAGATGAGGATGAAGAAATGTCATCAGCCTCAGAAGAATCTATTCTTTCCGTGCCCGAACTTCag GAGACAATGGAAAAACTTACTTGGCTCGCAACAGAGAGACGTTTAAGCCAAGAAGGAGATTCGGAAGAAGAGAATTCCCAGGAAGAGAACTCtgagccggaggaggaggaggaggaggaaggggaagggatggagagttTACAGAAAGATGATGAAATATGTGGCGATACATCAGAGGAACCTAAATCTGCCTTCCCGTCGACAATGGCAGCCCCGCAGGTGGAAGCCCACAGAACGCCAGCAG GAGAAAGTATGAAAGCCCCTGGGAAGAGCAGGAGCTCCCACAGAACCAGAAATAAGAGGGGCCGGGCTCGCGCTAGCAAAGATACATCTAAGCTGCTCCTCTTGTATGACGAAGACATCCTGGAGAGAGATCCCCTGCGGGAGCAGAAGGATCTGGCATTCGCACAGGCCTATCTAAGCAGG GTGCGTGAAGCCTTGCAGCATGTTCCTGGAAAGTATGAAGACTTTCTTCGCGTTATCTATGAGTTTGAGATCAGCACGGACAAGCGAACGGCTGTGGATCTCTATTCCACTTTGCAGAAACTGTTGCACGACTGGCCACAATTGCTCACAGattttgctgcctttcttttgCCAGAACAAGCTTTGGAGTGTGGACTG TTTGAAGAGCAGCAAGCGTTCGAAAAAAGCCGGAAGTTCCTCAGGCAGCTGGAGATTTGTTTTGCTGAAAATCCTGCCCACCACCAAAAGATCATCAAAGttctgcagagctgtgcagaCTGCCTCCCCCAGGAGATCGCCGAG CTGAAGACCCAAATGTGGCAGCTGTTGAAAGGACACGACCACTTGCAGGACGAATTCTCCATTTTCTTTGACCACTTAAGGCCCTCAGCCAGCCGCATGGGAGACTTTGAGGAGATCAACTGGACAGAAGAGAAGGAATATGAG TTTGATGGGTTTGAAGAGGTGTCTTTGCCGGATGTAGAAGAAGATGATGAACCACCCAAGATGCATGCAGCCTCAAAAAATAAGAAGCGGAAAGAGATCGGAGGCCAGAATAATGACAAG GAGGTCGAGTGGGTAGATGGGATGAAGGAATGTTCATGTTCCTGCCATGAAGGGAGTAGCGATCTCAagctaaagaaaagcaaaaggaggacCTGCAGCCATTGTAGTAGTAAG GTgtgtgaaaacaaattttataaaCATAAAGATTCTCAAGAGCTGACGGCAAGCCTTGTTCAACACGAATCAAGTCCTCAGCCCGAAGGGAAGGATTCTGGAACGTCTAAGGAGCCTGCAGAAGAAAGCCCGGAGAACAGAGATGAGGGCGAGGATGTCCAGAGCAGAGCAAAAACCGTGTCAAGGAAAGTGGACTCTCTGGCTGCAG CAGCTACGTCTGCCCGTGCTGCTGTTGGAGACAAGCACAGGTCAAACGCGGTGGGCTCAGCGTAA